One window of Mixophyes fleayi isolate aMixFle1 chromosome 3, aMixFle1.hap1, whole genome shotgun sequence genomic DNA carries:
- the CYRIA gene encoding CYFIP-related Rac1 interactor A isoform X3 — MGNLLKVLTCTELDQGPNFFLDFENAQPTDCEREVWNQVNAVLQDSESILSDLQAYKGAGQEIRDAIQNPNDIHLQEKAWNSVCPLVVRLKRFYEFSLRLEKALQSLLESLTCPPYTPTQHLEREQALAKEFAEILHFTLRFDELKMRNPAIQNDFSYYRRTISRNRINNMHLDIENEVNNEMANRMSLFYAEATPMLKTLSNATTSFVSDNKTLPIENTTDCLSTMASVCKVMLETPEYRSRFTSEDTLLFCMRVMVGVIILYDHVHPVGAFCKTSKIDMKGCIKVLREQPPDSVDGLLNALRFTTKHLNDESTSKQIRAMLQ, encoded by the exons ATGGGAAATCTTTTAAAAGTTCTTACATGCACAGAGCTTGATCAGGGACCAAACTTTTTCCTTGACTTTGAAA ATGCTCAACCAACGGATTGTGAAAGGGAAGTGTGGAACCAGGTCAACGCAGTCTTGCAGGATTCTGAGAGTATTCTTTCAGACCTACAAGCTTACAAAGGAGCCGGACAAGAGATAAGAGAT GCCATACAGAACCCGAATGATATCCATCTTCAGGAAAAAGCCTGGAATTCTGTGTGCCCCCTGGTGGTCAGGCTGAAACGATTTTATGAGTTTTCTCTAAGACTGG AAAAAGCTTTGCAGAGCCTGCTAGAGTCTCTAACCTGCCCACCGTATACTCCTACACAACACCTGGAACGAGAACAGGCCCTAGCTAAAGAGTTTGCCGAAATTCTGCACTTTACTCTTCGATTTGATGAACTGAAG ATGAGGAATCCAGCAATCCAGAACGATTTCAGTTACTACAGGCGGACGATAAGTCGCAATAGGATAAACAACATGCAT CTAGACATTGAAAACGAAGTGAACAACGAGATGGCCAACAGGATGTCGTTGTTCTATGCCGAAGCCACGCCGATGCTGAAGACCCTTAGCAATGCCACCACCAGCTTTGTGTCTGAC AATAAAACGTTGCCCATTGAAAACACAACAGATTGTTTGAGCACAATGGCGAGCGTCTGTAAAGTAATGCTTGAAACTCC AGAATACAGGAGCCGGTTCACCAGTGAAGACACGCTTCTGTTCTGTATGAGAGTGATGGTCGGTGTTATAATTCTTTATGATCATGTACATCCGGTAGGAGCATTCTGCAAGACCTCGAAGATTGAT ATGAAAGGCTGTATAAAGGTTTTGAGAGAACAACCACCGGACTCTGTAGACGGCCTTTTAAATGCACTCAG GTTCACTACAAAGCACCTGAATGACGAATCTACTTCGAAACAGATTCGAGCTATGCTTCAGTAA
- the CYRIA gene encoding CYFIP-related Rac1 interactor A isoform X4 — MGNLLKVLTREIENYPHFFLDFENAQPTDCEREVWNQVNAVLQDSESILSDLQAYKGAGQEIRDAIQNPNDIHLQEKAWNSVCPLVVRLKRFYEFSLRLEKALQSLLESLTCPPYTPTQHLEREQALAKEFAEILHFTLRFDELKMRNPAIQNDFSYYRRTISRNRINNMHLDIENEVNNEMANRMSLFYAEATPMLKTLSNATTSFVSDNKTLPIENTTDCLSTMASVCKVMLETPEYRSRFTSEDTLLFCMRVMVGVIILYDHVHPVGAFCKTSKIDMKGCIKVLREQPPDSVDGLLNALRFTTKHLNDESTSKQIRAMLQ; from the exons ATGGGTAATCTACTTAAGGTGCTAACCAGGGAAATTGAAAATTATCCACATTTTTTCCTGGATTTTGAAA ATGCTCAACCAACGGATTGTGAAAGGGAAGTGTGGAACCAGGTCAACGCAGTCTTGCAGGATTCTGAGAGTATTCTTTCAGACCTACAAGCTTACAAAGGAGCCGGACAAGAGATAAGAGAT GCCATACAGAACCCGAATGATATCCATCTTCAGGAAAAAGCCTGGAATTCTGTGTGCCCCCTGGTGGTCAGGCTGAAACGATTTTATGAGTTTTCTCTAAGACTGG AAAAAGCTTTGCAGAGCCTGCTAGAGTCTCTAACCTGCCCACCGTATACTCCTACACAACACCTGGAACGAGAACAGGCCCTAGCTAAAGAGTTTGCCGAAATTCTGCACTTTACTCTTCGATTTGATGAACTGAAG ATGAGGAATCCAGCAATCCAGAACGATTTCAGTTACTACAGGCGGACGATAAGTCGCAATAGGATAAACAACATGCAT CTAGACATTGAAAACGAAGTGAACAACGAGATGGCCAACAGGATGTCGTTGTTCTATGCCGAAGCCACGCCGATGCTGAAGACCCTTAGCAATGCCACCACCAGCTTTGTGTCTGAC AATAAAACGTTGCCCATTGAAAACACAACAGATTGTTTGAGCACAATGGCGAGCGTCTGTAAAGTAATGCTTGAAACTCC AGAATACAGGAGCCGGTTCACCAGTGAAGACACGCTTCTGTTCTGTATGAGAGTGATGGTCGGTGTTATAATTCTTTATGATCATGTACATCCGGTAGGAGCATTCTGCAAGACCTCGAAGATTGAT ATGAAAGGCTGTATAAAGGTTTTGAGAGAACAACCACCGGACTCTGTAGACGGCCTTTTAAATGCACTCAG GTTCACTACAAAGCACCTGAATGACGAATCTACTTCGAAACAGATTCGAGCTATGCTTCAGTAA
- the CYRIA gene encoding CYFIP-related Rac1 interactor A isoform X2 → MGNLLKVLTREIENYPHFFLDFENAQPTDCEREVWNQVNAVLQDSESILSDLQAYKGAGQEIRDAIQNPNDIHLQEKAWNSVCPLVVRLKRFYEFSLRLEKALQSLLESLTCPPYTPTQHLEREQALAKEFAEILHFTLRFDELKMRNPAIQNDFSYYRRTISRNRINNMHLDIENEVNNEMANRMSLFYAEATPMLKTLSNATTSFVSDNKTLPIENTTDCLSTMASVCKVMLETPEYRSRFTSEDTLLFCMRVMVGVIILYDHVHPVGAFCKTSKIDMKGCIKVLREQPPDSVDGLLNALRFTTKHLNDESTSKQIRAMLQSQALNVFQFAEGS, encoded by the exons ATGGGTAATCTACTTAAGGTGCTAACCAGGGAAATTGAAAATTATCCACATTTTTTCCTGGATTTTGAAA ATGCTCAACCAACGGATTGTGAAAGGGAAGTGTGGAACCAGGTCAACGCAGTCTTGCAGGATTCTGAGAGTATTCTTTCAGACCTACAAGCTTACAAAGGAGCCGGACAAGAGATAAGAGAT GCCATACAGAACCCGAATGATATCCATCTTCAGGAAAAAGCCTGGAATTCTGTGTGCCCCCTGGTGGTCAGGCTGAAACGATTTTATGAGTTTTCTCTAAGACTGG AAAAAGCTTTGCAGAGCCTGCTAGAGTCTCTAACCTGCCCACCGTATACTCCTACACAACACCTGGAACGAGAACAGGCCCTAGCTAAAGAGTTTGCCGAAATTCTGCACTTTACTCTTCGATTTGATGAACTGAAG ATGAGGAATCCAGCAATCCAGAACGATTTCAGTTACTACAGGCGGACGATAAGTCGCAATAGGATAAACAACATGCAT CTAGACATTGAAAACGAAGTGAACAACGAGATGGCCAACAGGATGTCGTTGTTCTATGCCGAAGCCACGCCGATGCTGAAGACCCTTAGCAATGCCACCACCAGCTTTGTGTCTGAC AATAAAACGTTGCCCATTGAAAACACAACAGATTGTTTGAGCACAATGGCGAGCGTCTGTAAAGTAATGCTTGAAACTCC AGAATACAGGAGCCGGTTCACCAGTGAAGACACGCTTCTGTTCTGTATGAGAGTGATGGTCGGTGTTATAATTCTTTATGATCATGTACATCCGGTAGGAGCATTCTGCAAGACCTCGAAGATTGAT ATGAAAGGCTGTATAAAGGTTTTGAGAGAACAACCACCGGACTCTGTAGACGGCCTTTTAAATGCACTCAG GTTCACTACAAAGCACCTGAATGACGAATCTACTTCGAAACAGATTCGAGCTATGCTTCA GTCGCAGGCATTAAACGTCTTTCAGTTTGCTGAGGGCAGCTAA
- the CYRIA gene encoding CYFIP-related Rac1 interactor A isoform X1, with amino-acid sequence MGNLLKVLTCTELDQGPNFFLDFENAQPTDCEREVWNQVNAVLQDSESILSDLQAYKGAGQEIRDAIQNPNDIHLQEKAWNSVCPLVVRLKRFYEFSLRLEKALQSLLESLTCPPYTPTQHLEREQALAKEFAEILHFTLRFDELKMRNPAIQNDFSYYRRTISRNRINNMHLDIENEVNNEMANRMSLFYAEATPMLKTLSNATTSFVSDNKTLPIENTTDCLSTMASVCKVMLETPEYRSRFTSEDTLLFCMRVMVGVIILYDHVHPVGAFCKTSKIDMKGCIKVLREQPPDSVDGLLNALRFTTKHLNDESTSKQIRAMLQSQALNVFQFAEGS; translated from the exons ATGGGAAATCTTTTAAAAGTTCTTACATGCACAGAGCTTGATCAGGGACCAAACTTTTTCCTTGACTTTGAAA ATGCTCAACCAACGGATTGTGAAAGGGAAGTGTGGAACCAGGTCAACGCAGTCTTGCAGGATTCTGAGAGTATTCTTTCAGACCTACAAGCTTACAAAGGAGCCGGACAAGAGATAAGAGAT GCCATACAGAACCCGAATGATATCCATCTTCAGGAAAAAGCCTGGAATTCTGTGTGCCCCCTGGTGGTCAGGCTGAAACGATTTTATGAGTTTTCTCTAAGACTGG AAAAAGCTTTGCAGAGCCTGCTAGAGTCTCTAACCTGCCCACCGTATACTCCTACACAACACCTGGAACGAGAACAGGCCCTAGCTAAAGAGTTTGCCGAAATTCTGCACTTTACTCTTCGATTTGATGAACTGAAG ATGAGGAATCCAGCAATCCAGAACGATTTCAGTTACTACAGGCGGACGATAAGTCGCAATAGGATAAACAACATGCAT CTAGACATTGAAAACGAAGTGAACAACGAGATGGCCAACAGGATGTCGTTGTTCTATGCCGAAGCCACGCCGATGCTGAAGACCCTTAGCAATGCCACCACCAGCTTTGTGTCTGAC AATAAAACGTTGCCCATTGAAAACACAACAGATTGTTTGAGCACAATGGCGAGCGTCTGTAAAGTAATGCTTGAAACTCC AGAATACAGGAGCCGGTTCACCAGTGAAGACACGCTTCTGTTCTGTATGAGAGTGATGGTCGGTGTTATAATTCTTTATGATCATGTACATCCGGTAGGAGCATTCTGCAAGACCTCGAAGATTGAT ATGAAAGGCTGTATAAAGGTTTTGAGAGAACAACCACCGGACTCTGTAGACGGCCTTTTAAATGCACTCAG GTTCACTACAAAGCACCTGAATGACGAATCTACTTCGAAACAGATTCGAGCTATGCTTCA GTCGCAGGCATTAAACGTCTTTCAGTTTGCTGAGGGCAGCTAA